From the genome of Dehalococcoidales bacterium, one region includes:
- a CDS encoding response regulator transcription factor: protein MKILIIEDDSIIVENIELTLHVGWPEAELIWTGLGEEGIELVESQSPDLVILDLGLPDINGFEVLKSIRLFSNIPVVVLTVREEETSVVRAFEYGADEYLNKPFRQMELVARLKSLAKRKSSTSLEGEKCGPFLFSFSEQIVKYGKITINLSRIEMLILHHLAINQGKTVTYASIARTIWPSDYPGYKNAIRVFIRQLREKIEKDPGNPQIILNKPRLGYLIPKDI from the coding sequence ATGAAGATATTAATAATAGAAGATGATAGCATAATTGTTGAAAATATTGAGTTGACCTTACATGTAGGATGGCCGGAAGCCGAGTTAATCTGGACAGGACTGGGCGAAGAAGGTATCGAACTTGTCGAATCGCAATCTCCAGATTTGGTTATTCTTGACCTTGGACTTCCAGATATAAATGGCTTTGAAGTGCTCAAATCTATTCGTCTTTTTTCTAACATTCCGGTTGTTGTGCTAACAGTGCGTGAGGAAGAAACTTCAGTAGTCAGGGCTTTTGAATACGGCGCAGATGAATATCTGAATAAACCATTCAGGCAAATGGAATTAGTTGCCAGGCTAAAATCTCTGGCCAAACGAAAGTCTTCAACCAGTTTGGAAGGTGAAAAATGTGGACCTTTTTTATTCAGTTTTTCTGAACAGATAGTCAAATATGGGAAGATTACCATAAACTTGTCCAGAATAGAAATGCTTATTTTGCATCATCTGGCAATAAACCAAGGAAAAACAGTCACATACGCGAGCATCGCCAGGACAATTTGGCCTAGCGACTACCCTGGTTATAAAAATGCAATTCGAGTATTTATTAGACAATTAAGGGAAAAAATTGAAAAAGATCCTGGGAATCCTCAAATCATACTCAACAAACCCAGGCTGGGATACCTTATCCCCAAAGATATCTGA
- a CDS encoding PAS domain S-box protein → MISRHLKNSEQITPFKTCSGNGNNLDGFNRIVDYLPQGIRIISTDYTVKYINPSFSKLSGVKLKEAIGRKCYEVFPSPFCNSPQCRLVKILAGEKSVQAEIERTSKKGVIIPCMVSAFPMYDAGNNLVGIMESFRDITDKKVLEEKIEEAEDHYKAIVELSGEVGEGIMMLEDIDNKEGAIVFTSPQCLRITGYTEKELAIKSFFELIDGDERKAALERHRRKMRGESLPGLYEVSITRKNGTKIPIELTSAVTHYKGNPVNVVYIRDISARKNIESRLEESTNLYQTIINLGNQTGVATVILQNIGGTEGKYVFVNDLWIEISGYSQQELFEMSAFDLISPEHIDDAKRRYRDVMKGCTFPRLFEGEFVSKQGKKIPVEITIVPIKYFYQASALVNIRCIIERKRSEIDLKLERDKYFGLFNNAPIAIWEIDYSNVKAYFDLLKTQGVTDYLSHFTNKPNDVCYSFEQMRVIAVNKACLELYDEDNAQNILETIIKKWNDKSLSKNTRPDFDALLRNNEPLNFFEGEIYRFAMLAEGRTRFEYNSEYYTKKGECKYRRVIMAVVPGCEATLSKVYSILQDITETIRAQRELFNHKNHLEELVQERTKALELSQQYLKQEIEKRIQFTHALVHELKTPLTPLMSASEFLVDHLKKDEPSQQFARNIFNGAKNLEIRIDEMMDMARGELGLLSLKYQLVNPVTIIKDIINYYQPQISKKKQTITLNVLNPIPSLYLDIQKIHQVISNVLDNALRFTKRNGTVTILVKTNDNKLVIEIVDHGKGMSKDFRQELFEPNFQTHNIENLSGLGIGLALCKMFVELHKGNIWILSAEGQGTTVGFSLPLLTSPADI, encoded by the coding sequence TTTAGTCAAAATACTAGCGGGTGAAAAATCCGTTCAAGCAGAAATTGAAAGAACGAGTAAAAAAGGGGTAATTATCCCCTGTATGGTATCTGCTTTCCCCATGTACGATGCCGGCAATAATCTTGTAGGGATTATGGAATCATTTCGGGATATAACAGACAAGAAAGTACTGGAAGAGAAGATAGAAGAAGCAGAGGATCACTACAAGGCAATAGTAGAGCTCAGCGGGGAAGTCGGCGAAGGCATCATGATGCTTGAGGATATAGATAACAAAGAAGGGGCTATAGTGTTTACCAGCCCTCAATGTCTCCGAATAACTGGCTACACAGAAAAAGAACTGGCCATTAAAAGTTTTTTTGAATTAATTGATGGCGACGAAAGAAAAGCTGCCCTCGAAAGACACCGAAGAAAAATGAGAGGCGAGTCATTGCCAGGTTTGTATGAGGTTTCTATCACTCGCAAAAATGGCACTAAAATACCAATTGAATTAACGAGTGCAGTTACTCATTACAAAGGTAATCCTGTTAATGTAGTTTATATAAGAGATATTTCTGCGCGGAAGAATATCGAAAGTCGGCTAGAGGAATCTACGAATTTATATCAAACAATAATCAACTTAGGAAACCAAACAGGCGTAGCTACAGTAATACTCCAAAATATCGGCGGTACAGAAGGAAAATATGTATTCGTAAATGATCTCTGGATTGAAATAAGCGGTTATTCTCAACAAGAACTATTTGAAATGTCTGCCTTTGATCTCATAAGCCCGGAGCATATTGACGATGCGAAAAGAAGATATAGAGACGTTATGAAAGGATGCACTTTTCCGAGATTATTTGAAGGAGAATTTGTCTCAAAACAAGGAAAGAAAATCCCTGTTGAAATAACGATTGTGCCTATTAAATATTTTTATCAAGCATCAGCCCTTGTGAATATAAGGTGTATTATCGAACGAAAAAGATCCGAGATAGATCTAAAGCTAGAGCGTGATAAATATTTTGGGTTGTTTAATAATGCCCCGATAGCTATCTGGGAAATCGATTATTCAAATGTAAAAGCTTACTTTGACTTATTAAAAACGCAGGGAGTGACAGACTATCTAAGTCATTTTACAAATAAACCGAATGATGTTTGTTATTCATTTGAACAGATGAGAGTTATTGCGGTTAATAAAGCTTGTTTAGAGTTATACGACGAGGATAACGCACAAAACATACTGGAAACTATTATAAAAAAATGGAATGATAAGAGTTTATCAAAAAACACTCGCCCTGATTTTGATGCATTATTAAGGAACAATGAGCCTCTAAACTTTTTTGAAGGAGAAATATACAGATTCGCCATGTTGGCTGAAGGTCGTACGCGTTTCGAATATAATTCGGAATATTATACGAAGAAAGGCGAATGTAAATATAGACGGGTCATAATGGCAGTCGTTCCCGGTTGCGAAGCTACATTATCGAAAGTGTATAGCATATTACAAGATATTACAGAGACAATTAGAGCACAAAGAGAACTCTTTAATCATAAAAACCATCTTGAAGAGTTGGTTCAGGAACGAACAAAAGCGCTTGAGCTATCACAACAATATCTAAAGCAGGAAATTGAAAAGCGTATACAATTTACACATGCTTTGGTCCACGAACTCAAGACACCACTTACTCCTTTGATGTCAGCCAGCGAATTCCTCGTGGATCATTTAAAAAAAGATGAACCTTCACAACAATTCGCTAGAAACATCTTTAATGGCGCCAAGAATTTAGAAATCAGAATTGATGAAATGATGGATATGGCCAGAGGTGAGTTGGGATTGCTCTCATTAAAATACCAATTAGTTAATCCTGTCACAATTATCAAAGATATCATTAATTATTATCAACCGCAAATCTCCAAAAAGAAACAAACAATTACGTTGAATGTTTTAAACCCCATCCCATCGCTCTATTTGGATATACAAAAAATACACCAAGTTATTTCCAACGTCCTGGATAACGCGCTGCGTTTTACAAAACGGAATGGTACAGTTACCATCTTAGTTAAAACTAACGATAACAAGCTTGTTATCGAAATAGTCGATCACGGCAAAGGGATGAGCAAAGATTTTCGACAAGAACTATTTGAACCAAATTTTCAAACACACAACATCGAAAACTTGAGTGGCTTGGGTATAGGTTTGGCCTTATGCAAAATGTTTGTTGAGTTGCACAAGGGCAATATTTGGATACTCAGTGCTGAAGGACAAGGTACCACTGTAGGATTTTCCCTCCCGCTATTAACAAGCCCTGCCGATATTTAA